A stretch of DNA from Bacillota bacterium:
AGGCAGCCAACGCCGTCGCTTCCCTGAAAGGGGCACAACGCCTCTCCCGGGCGCAGGTGCTCGACCTCTTCGGGCGCGCCAACTGGGAGTTCTACGGCTGGGAGCCCGGCGCCCCGGAGGAAAAAAGATCTGAACCGGCGGGCTCACTTAAACAGGCTTGCCCGGTAGAGGTAAAGCCCCAGCGTCCCAAACACGACCAACAGGAAGACCGGCGTCCAGGCAGCCCCTAAACCTTCTGCCTGGCCCAGCGCAACCTGGATGCTTTTCCACTGGACGTAGGCAAAGGACCAGACCACTTCGGTTTTGACAACAATAAAAAAGGTCCGGGCCAGCCGGTACTGAACCCTCGCATTTTCCGGAGTAATCGCCCAGAAGTAATTAAATTTATGGGGA
This window harbors:
- a CDS encoding DUF1648 domain-containing protein; the protein is GFTGKADAWADRNFIIFLPAVALLLYAAMTALGRYPHKFNYFWAITPENARVQYRLARTFFIVVKTEVVWSFAYVQWKSIQVALGQAEGLGAAWTPVFLLVVFGTLGLYLYRASLFK